In one Chryseobacterium camelliae genomic region, the following are encoded:
- a CDS encoding RtcB family protein, producing the protein MTKMTGNDLIALGYRPAKWFAKALEYINENKLNEHQTKEYVEQFKQPEPISLHETAKDFVINIRAEHESENDNVEKVINTMNVLMKTPTLVAGAIMPDACPTGPVGQIPVGGVVVAKNAIHPGFHSADICCSVMLTDFGKADPKEVLDAAHSVTHFGYGGRPRGEQMPMSQELMDAFRANDFLNDEKLISIARSHMGTQGDGNHFLFVGISKNTGNTMLVTHHGSRAPGAALYDKGMKVANKFRMENSPETLKENAWIPYESEEGKSYWEALQLIRTWTKENHTSIHDATLNKLGIEKKDRYWNEHNFVFKDGDLFYHAKGATPLDDKFMPDITGPRLIPLNMAEPVLIVQGKTNERNLGFAPHGAGRNFSRSQHKKSLAHKTTEEIFAEETQGLDIRFFSNEIDISELPTAYKSAKNVRAQIEEYGLCEVLDEVMPYGCIMAGDVQKNAPWKKKKKFRKA; encoded by the coding sequence ATGACTAAAATGACTGGTAACGATTTAATAGCTTTAGGATACAGACCTGCAAAATGGTTTGCTAAAGCTTTGGAGTATATTAACGAAAACAAACTAAATGAACATCAAACCAAAGAATATGTAGAGCAATTCAAACAACCGGAGCCGATTTCGCTTCATGAAACAGCAAAAGATTTTGTGATCAACATCCGAGCCGAACATGAAAGTGAAAATGATAACGTAGAAAAAGTAATCAATACGATGAATGTTTTGATGAAAACGCCGACTTTGGTTGCCGGAGCGATTATGCCTGATGCGTGTCCGACAGGTCCGGTTGGCCAGATTCCGGTAGGTGGAGTTGTTGTGGCGAAAAATGCCATTCATCCGGGATTCCATAGTGCAGATATCTGCTGTTCGGTAATGTTGACAGATTTTGGAAAAGCAGATCCTAAAGAAGTATTGGATGCCGCTCATTCTGTGACGCATTTCGGATATGGAGGAAGACCGAGAGGCGAGCAAATGCCGATGTCTCAGGAATTGATGGATGCGTTCAGAGCCAATGATTTTCTGAATGATGAAAAACTGATCAGCATTGCCCGTTCTCATATGGGAACGCAAGGTGATGGAAACCATTTTCTATTTGTCGGAATTTCAAAAAATACCGGAAATACCATGCTGGTGACACATCACGGCTCACGAGCTCCCGGAGCGGCTTTGTATGACAAAGGAATGAAGGTTGCGAATAAATTCAGAATGGAAAACTCTCCTGAAACCTTGAAAGAAAACGCATGGATTCCGTATGAATCCGAAGAAGGAAAATCATATTGGGAAGCGCTTCAATTGATCAGAACATGGACGAAAGAAAACCATACTTCCATTCATGATGCGACTTTAAATAAGCTGGGAATTGAGAAAAAAGACCGATATTGGAACGAGCATAATTTCGTTTTCAAAGACGGAGATTTGTTTTACCACGCAAAAGGAGCAACACCTTTAGATGATAAATTTATGCCGGATATTACAGGACCAAGATTAATTCCGTTGAATATGGCGGAACCTGTTTTGATCGTTCAGGGAAAAACGAATGAGAGAAACCTAGGTTTTGCGCCACACGGTGCAGGAAGGAATTTCAGTAGAAGTCAGCATAAAAAGTCATTGGCCCATAAAACGACTGAAGAAATTTTTGCAGAAGAAACTCAAGGATTGGATATCCGTTTCTTTTCGAATGAAATTGACATCTCTGAACTTCCGACCGCTTATAAAAGCGCCAAAAACGTGAGAGCACAGATTGAAGAATACGGACTTTGTGAGGTTCTGGATGAAGTGATGCCTTATGGGTGTATTATGGCGGGTGATGTTCAGAAAAATGCACCGTGGAAGAAGAAAAAGAAATTTAGAAAGGCTTAG
- a CDS encoding AAA domain-containing protein — MENLNPEIFQAFQNKLKTGNRRGVHLNAIPGNSRYKFDLARLSEIHKSLPEHFIINLLTQKNVNFKFSIHDKISDEVAKTPEKEGIYLYDDEKEVTENKGAEVALVKDKTREAALEKLSTGLENLIFQNEVIQSEKGINSLGFGFPVLIRKDMDGQISASPILIWSVNIKPVNELNTWEISRTEDDAIYVNEVLINHLQNDSGIVLEQISEEMLADGKIDKPELLQICQTLLNQLKITQNLDFILNNYEEIPLIKPKASYEEQLQNNGDALIIKSGVFSIFEVQKQNIINDYESLKREFKPLENGIQQDFQSITSIETDPSQQGILESLKSQTKILIQGPPGTGKSQTLTAVLVNALENKQKTVVVCEKQTALEVLYNALHKLGLGRYCVMIKDSVSDRKLVVDAVRNTIDLADFKKTGQSYSAQSLQDQLTLISEHKATINTVHELLNSDLISGKNWMEIVGDLLTFQDTKENINVQDIPFTFSEGEGKEIEYILEKGKEVYQEYQPFEKSSFINPEKLIRENFHNSLQNLDTSFQHYEKMWDEIQSLIIDFRPVYEEKKKQNFSQNFQTLSSLINETEVITSVLNQNSEEFHPEITNGLFYRFTALFSSGKKKKISNQKRLLEISSLIKQISLNEFFPSIDLSDHLWNNKNEILNYRQKIQNIQSGFSSQLEQQFNSIDFLNIFDPVISGKETEMIAQRIQQLKKSISNDQWVKDLNFGNTYQSFDQYLISILDQYRTYRNHPENPLLAEFNWFYFYQPLSVFQKKILEKLHSVNNWKASFYAAYFPLLLNKYSDSKLNFNEKNYEEITKQIKQYRSSQQNFIQYFWNDAQQNAVKKFEQTNKDITVANLYNKRSSINHKRLTLRQIVQKDIGLFTSFFPIILTTPDACSNLFQGKNFYFDHVVFDEASQLKLEDNLPALLKGKGIIIAGDEHQMPPSNYFSKVFDGTIEDEDDIESENEVITYKNSLLNIESLLDFATESQFEKNHLDFHYRSKHPYLIDFSNHAFYNSRLKPLPTKSEILPIEFYQIDGVFDDHTNKEETVKVLEILQNIQPLKDGNYPSVGIATFNISQRNYIKRKIVQETNLPGNEIFKEKIRGLEAAGLFIKNLENIQGDERDIIIISTTYGRKSGGKFIQSFGPINHTKGYKLLNVIITRAKEKIYVCNSIPEDVFSNYKEAVEQEGSNNRKAVLYAYLAYCKAVNDKNESQRLEILNTLDQFGCSDQSNRNTNSNGFIDVIHNRIQQDFPKLKTLKNHHFGGYEFDILIEKEDGKSIIVEAMSKEKYSGNLGYLEDVHKEKIVRNAGFEYVRIWSQHCWQNLDAEIQKIHKKIS; from the coding sequence ATGGAAAATTTAAATCCGGAAATATTTCAGGCATTTCAAAACAAACTGAAAACAGGCAATAGAAGAGGTGTTCATTTAAATGCGATTCCCGGAAACTCAAGATATAAATTTGATCTTGCCCGACTTTCTGAAATTCATAAAAGCCTTCCGGAGCATTTTATCATTAATCTTTTAACGCAGAAGAATGTTAATTTTAAATTTTCCATTCATGATAAAATTTCTGATGAGGTTGCTAAAACTCCGGAAAAAGAGGGTATTTACTTGTATGATGATGAAAAAGAAGTTACCGAAAATAAGGGAGCAGAAGTCGCTTTGGTTAAGGACAAAACACGAGAAGCAGCATTAGAAAAGCTTTCCACCGGTTTGGAAAACCTGATCTTTCAAAATGAAGTGATACAATCTGAGAAAGGAATCAATTCTTTGGGTTTCGGTTTTCCGGTTTTGATCAGGAAAGATATGGATGGACAGATTTCTGCTTCACCCATCCTGATCTGGTCTGTGAACATAAAGCCGGTCAATGAGCTGAATACATGGGAAATCAGTAGAACGGAGGATGATGCAATCTATGTAAATGAAGTTTTGATCAATCATTTGCAAAATGACTCCGGGATTGTATTGGAACAGATTTCTGAAGAAATGCTTGCCGATGGAAAAATAGATAAACCTGAACTGTTGCAGATTTGTCAAACTCTGTTAAATCAGCTTAAAATCACACAGAACCTTGATTTTATCCTTAATAATTATGAGGAAATTCCATTGATTAAACCGAAGGCTTCCTATGAAGAACAGCTTCAGAACAATGGAGACGCCCTTATTATTAAATCCGGTGTTTTTTCCATTTTTGAAGTTCAGAAACAGAATATTATTAATGATTATGAGTCGTTGAAGAGAGAGTTTAAACCTCTTGAAAACGGAATACAGCAGGATTTTCAATCCATTACTTCTATTGAGACTGATCCTTCGCAGCAGGGAATTTTAGAATCATTAAAATCACAGACGAAAATTTTGATTCAGGGTCCTCCGGGAACAGGAAAAAGCCAGACGCTGACTGCGGTTTTGGTGAATGCCTTGGAAAACAAACAAAAAACAGTTGTTGTCTGTGAAAAACAGACTGCGCTGGAAGTTTTATATAATGCACTTCATAAATTAGGTTTGGGGCGCTACTGTGTGATGATTAAAGATAGTGTTTCCGACAGAAAACTCGTGGTAGATGCTGTCCGAAATACAATTGATCTGGCCGATTTCAAAAAAACAGGACAATCTTATTCTGCTCAGTCGCTGCAAGATCAACTGACGCTAATTTCAGAGCATAAAGCAACAATTAATACGGTTCATGAGCTCCTGAATTCAGACTTGATTTCAGGCAAAAACTGGATGGAAATTGTTGGTGACCTTTTAACATTTCAGGATACCAAAGAAAATATAAATGTTCAGGATATCCCGTTTACTTTTTCAGAAGGGGAAGGTAAAGAGATTGAATATATTTTGGAAAAGGGAAAAGAGGTTTATCAGGAATATCAGCCTTTTGAAAAATCTTCATTTATTAATCCTGAAAAGCTGATCCGCGAGAATTTTCATAACAGTCTGCAGAATTTAGATACTTCTTTTCAGCATTATGAAAAGATGTGGGATGAAATTCAGTCGCTGATTATTGATTTCAGACCTGTGTATGAAGAAAAGAAAAAACAGAATTTTAGTCAGAATTTTCAAACATTATCGTCACTAATTAATGAAACGGAAGTGATCACTTCTGTTCTGAATCAAAATTCTGAAGAATTTCACCCTGAAATTACGAACGGATTATTCTATAGGTTCACTGCATTATTTTCTTCAGGAAAGAAAAAAAAGATCAGCAATCAGAAAAGATTACTGGAAATAAGTTCTTTGATTAAACAAATCAGTCTGAATGAGTTTTTCCCTTCGATCGATCTGTCTGATCATCTTTGGAATAATAAAAATGAAATTCTGAATTACCGTCAGAAAATACAAAATATTCAATCCGGATTTTCTTCTCAGCTGGAACAACAGTTCAATAGCATTGATTTCCTGAATATTTTCGATCCTGTGATTTCCGGAAAAGAAACGGAGATGATTGCCCAGCGAATTCAGCAGTTGAAGAAAAGTATCTCAAATGATCAGTGGGTGAAAGATCTGAATTTTGGAAACACTTATCAGAGCTTTGACCAGTATCTGATTTCTATTTTAGACCAATACAGAACGTACAGAAATCATCCTGAAAATCCTTTGCTGGCGGAATTTAACTGGTTTTATTTTTACCAGCCTTTAAGTGTTTTTCAGAAAAAGATATTGGAAAAACTTCATTCCGTTAACAATTGGAAGGCTTCTTTCTATGCGGCTTATTTTCCTCTATTGTTAAATAAGTATTCTGATTCGAAACTTAATTTTAACGAAAAGAATTACGAAGAAATTACCAAGCAGATAAAACAATACAGATCTTCTCAGCAGAATTTTATTCAGTATTTCTGGAATGATGCTCAGCAAAATGCGGTAAAGAAGTTTGAACAAACGAATAAAGATATTACGGTTGCCAATCTTTACAATAAACGAAGCAGCATCAATCATAAAAGATTGACATTGAGACAAATTGTTCAGAAAGATATAGGTCTTTTCACTAGTTTTTTTCCCATTATTCTTACGACACCGGATGCCTGTAGTAATCTTTTTCAGGGGAAGAATTTTTATTTCGATCATGTGGTTTTTGATGAAGCCAGTCAGCTGAAACTGGAAGACAATCTTCCGGCTTTGCTGAAAGGGAAGGGTATTATCATTGCAGGTGACGAACATCAGATGCCGCCTTCAAATTATTTCAGTAAGGTTTTTGACGGAACGATTGAGGATGAGGACGATATTGAATCTGAAAATGAGGTGATCACCTATAAAAATTCTTTATTGAATATTGAATCTTTATTGGATTTTGCGACGGAAAGCCAGTTTGAAAAAAATCATCTGGATTTTCATTACCGTTCAAAACATCCTTATCTGATCGACTTTTCTAATCATGCGTTCTACAATTCGCGTTTGAAACCTCTTCCGACAAAATCTGAAATTTTACCAATAGAGTTCTATCAGATAGATGGAGTTTTTGATGATCATACGAACAAAGAAGAAACGGTTAAAGTGCTGGAAATTTTACAGAATATTCAGCCTTTGAAAGATGGAAATTATCCTTCAGTGGGGATTGCCACTTTTAATATTTCACAACGAAATTATATTAAAAGAAAAATTGTTCAGGAAACGAATCTTCCCGGAAATGAAATTTTTAAGGAAAAAATCCGGGGACTGGAAGCAGCCGGATTGTTCATTAAAAATCTTGAAAATATTCAGGGAGATGAAAGGGATATCATCATCATTTCAACCACCTATGGAAGAAAATCCGGTGGAAAATTTATCCAAAGTTTTGGTCCGATCAATCATACGAAAGGATATAAATTGCTGAATGTCATTATCACAAGGGCGAAAGAGAAGATTTACGTTTGCAACTCAATTCCTGAAGATGTTTTCTCGAATTATAAAGAAGCTGTGGAGCAGGAAGGTTCGAATAACAGAAAAGCGGTTTTGTATGCGTATCTGGCTTACTGTAAAGCCGTAAATGATAAAAATGAGAGTCAAAGACTGGAAATTCTGAATACTTTAGATCAGTTCGGATGTTCGGATCAATCGAATAGAAATACGAATTCCAATGGTTTTATTGATGTGATTCATAATCGAATACAACAGGATTTTCCTAAGTTAAAAACATTGAAAAATCATCATTTCGGAGGCTATGAATTTGATATTCTTATTGAAAAAGAAGATGGAAAATCCATTATTGTCGAAGCAATGAGTAAAGAGAAATATTCCGGAAACCTGGGATATCTGGAAGATGTACACAAAGAAAAAATAGTACGAAATGCAGGTTTTGAATATGTAAGAATCTGGAGCCAGCACTGCTGGCAAAACCTTGATGCTGAAATACAAAAAATACATAAAAAAATATCATGA
- a CDS encoding HopJ type III effector protein, translating into MMTEQLKNSPETIQFKEVIAHIDENYDFTPTKFTNGNTVNEENQNNGSCKVFSYAKLNNLSKEDTLNLFGEFYREDVLKNPEGTDHQNIRNFMEFGWDGIVFEGEALVRK; encoded by the coding sequence ATCATGACGGAACAATTAAAAAATTCACCGGAAACCATTCAATTTAAAGAGGTAATCGCTCATATTGATGAAAATTACGATTTTACTCCTACAAAATTTACCAACGGAAATACGGTCAATGAAGAAAACCAGAATAATGGTTCGTGTAAAGTTTTCAGCTATGCGAAACTGAATAATTTGTCTAAAGAGGATACTTTGAATCTTTTCGGAGAATTTTACAGAGAGGATGTACTGAAAAACCCTGAAGGAACGGATCACCAGAACATCAGAAACTTTATGGAGTTTGGCTGGGACGGAATTGTTTTTGAAGGGGAGGCTTTAGTGAGAAAGTAG